One Gloeobacter morelensis MG652769 DNA window includes the following coding sequences:
- a CDS encoding RNA-guided endonuclease InsQ/TnpB family protein codes for MSPLEVPTINPNIDIEKSVGIDLGLKDFLVTGDGLYVPIPQYYRKAQKRLTKEQRKLAHKKNKASKRRAKQVRKVAKLHAKIARQRKEFHHKTAVLLLRKYEVIAHENLNIKGLARTRLAKSVHDAGWGTFITILANKAEKAGCLTIGVNPSGTTQMCSDCDAHVPKTLSDRWHACPDCSLELHRDENSGRNMLKKAEGHPVFKARGVRSTSWTMKREARPLSAG; via the coding sequence CTGTCACCCCTTGAAGTTCCAACCATTAACCCCAACATTGATATTGAGAAGTCTGTAGGGATTGACCTCGGCTTAAAAGATTTTCTCGTGACTGGCGATGGTCTATATGTTCCCATCCCCCAATACTATCGTAAAGCCCAAAAGCGATTGACAAAAGAACAGCGCAAGCTCGCGCATAAAAAGAACAAAGCCAGTAAACGTAGAGCTAAACAGGTTCGCAAAGTTGCCAAGCTTCACGCCAAGATAGCAAGGCAAAGGAAAGAGTTTCATCACAAGACAGCAGTTTTACTGTTGCGAAAATACGAGGTTATTGCTCATGAGAACTTAAACATTAAAGGTTTGGCGAGAACTCGTCTTGCCAAATCTGTGCATGATGCTGGATGGGGAACATTCATCACAATCTTGGCAAACAAAGCTGAAAAAGCTGGGTGCTTAACGATTGGTGTGAATCCATCTGGTACGACGCAAATGTGTTCCGATTGCGATGCTCATGTTCCCAAAACTCTAAGCGACAGATGGCATGCTTGCCCCGATTGCAGCTTGGAATTGCATAGGGATGAGAATTCAGGTCGGAACATGTTGAAAAAGGCGGAGGGTCATCCCGTCTTTAAAGCTCGTGGAGTCCGAAGCACTAGCTGGACTATGAAGCGAGAAGCCCGCCCTCTATCCGCGGGATGA
- a CDS encoding type III-B CRISPR module-associated Cmr3 family protein, whose amino-acid sequence MFGYTVTLRPLGLLYGSAGAFLSPENLVGRSGAKFPPEAATLSGIYFNQARRQPDFYQELKNHLQLAGPFWAEVEEPDNFYVPIPRNRVLGKEATDQWSLRQMRWSRDNPALQPDYRWQRLAHWQSKLAVIRERAAGNPWKFVPVLHPHLKDDERHVLAEDGLFLEQAVQMQEGTALVYLASHALKPGWYRFGGESHLVEVDCRPVSGRLAELLQRKIGRAFALLTPGVWGSNRLSYRYPRHADFPEPTHLLTDKPVPYRYRLGEKLSRGRYAVPAGSVYVLPRALGLTWSEWPEEWFPKEGYSLKRWGCGLALPIDIDGLETERGAA is encoded by the coding sequence ATGTTCGGATACACCGTGACCCTGCGCCCTTTGGGGCTACTGTACGGCAGCGCCGGGGCTTTCCTGTCGCCTGAGAACCTGGTGGGTCGCTCGGGTGCAAAATTCCCGCCGGAGGCCGCCACCCTCTCGGGCATCTATTTCAACCAGGCCCGCAGGCAGCCCGATTTCTATCAAGAACTGAAAAATCACCTGCAATTGGCCGGCCCCTTCTGGGCAGAAGTCGAAGAACCCGACAACTTCTACGTGCCGATTCCGCGCAATCGCGTCCTGGGCAAAGAAGCGACCGATCAATGGTCGCTTCGCCAAATGCGCTGGAGCCGGGACAATCCGGCGTTGCAGCCCGACTACCGCTGGCAGCGGCTGGCGCACTGGCAGAGCAAACTCGCAGTGATCCGGGAGCGGGCAGCCGGCAATCCGTGGAAGTTTGTGCCGGTGTTGCACCCGCATCTTAAAGACGACGAGCGGCATGTGCTTGCCGAGGACGGCCTGTTTCTGGAGCAAGCGGTCCAGATGCAGGAAGGTACGGCCCTGGTGTATCTGGCCAGCCACGCCCTGAAACCCGGCTGGTATCGCTTTGGGGGCGAAAGCCATCTGGTGGAAGTCGATTGCAGGCCGGTGAGCGGACGCCTGGCCGAGCTGCTGCAGCGCAAGATTGGCCGGGCCTTTGCCCTGCTCACGCCGGGCGTCTGGGGCTCGAACCGCCTTTCCTACCGCTATCCCAGGCACGCAGATTTCCCGGAACCAACCCACCTGCTGACCGACAAACCTGTGCCCTACCGCTACCGATTGGGCGAAAAACTCAGCCGCGGTCGTTACGCCGTACCGGCAGGCAGCGTCTACGTGCTGCCCAGGGCGTTGGGGCTCACCTGGAGCGAATGGCCCGAGGAGTGGTTTCCTAAAGAGGGCTACAGCCTCAAGCGCTGGGGCTGCGGCTTGGCGCTACCTATCGACATCGACGGATTGGAAACTGAAAGAGGAGCTGCTTGA
- a CDS encoding IS4 family transposase has protein sequence MMPAFYQTFFAHLLTARQSLFLHLLVATLQTHKQLALGKLSQALPLPITADSRKRALQRFLTLDKLNIFEAWFPLVLYLVLTHFSKTTTLKLAIDRTDWWHYNVLTVALVWHRHALPLNWTLLDHPGNSNLEDQQLLLSPVLSLLSAYRVVVLGDREFCSVKLANWLRSRKAGFCLRLKISEYIRQQGADFRSLKSLELQPGMSMFLGGVRVTKNRKNKGFEPFNIACIWKRKIRNMQPGEGWYILTDRPKLHEALELYADRWGIEVWHKDVKSCGYHLEEVRVSQERMMRVLLLASIAWSAAMLNGLQLERIGVDKYTGRVQEKQRRLRRHSPFRVGQYAWHWAQAVLGLGDWLDNLIDTCRNKARDCRRGLRAARLMLSVT, from the coding sequence ATGATGCCTGCATTCTACCAGACCTTCTTCGCACACCTGCTCACTGCGCGACAGTCTCTGTTTTTGCATTTGCTTGTCGCCACTTTGCAAACCCACAAACAGCTCGCCTTGGGCAAACTCTCCCAGGCACTGCCGCTGCCGATCACTGCCGACAGTCGCAAGCGCGCTCTCCAACGCTTTCTCACCCTCGACAAACTCAATATTTTCGAGGCTTGGTTCCCATTGGTTTTGTACCTGGTACTGACCCACTTTTCCAAGACAACCACACTCAAACTGGCGATCGACCGCACCGACTGGTGGCACTACAACGTGCTGACAGTGGCCCTGGTGTGGCATAGACATGCCTTGCCACTCAATTGGACCTTGCTCGACCATCCTGGCAACAGTAACCTCGAAGACCAACAACTGTTACTCTCACCGGTTCTGTCTCTACTTTCTGCCTATCGCGTCGTGGTGTTGGGGGACAGAGAGTTTTGCAGTGTCAAGCTGGCCAATTGGTTGCGCAGTCGAAAGGCCGGCTTTTGCTTGAGATTAAAAATCAGTGAATATATTCGACAACAAGGTGCAGACTTTCGCTCGCTAAAGTCTTTGGAACTACAACCTGGAATGTCGATGTTTCTTGGCGGAGTGCGCGTCACCAAAAATCGTAAAAACAAGGGATTCGAGCCGTTCAATATTGCTTGTATCTGGAAACGAAAAATCCGGAATATGCAACCGGGTGAAGGCTGGTATATTTTGACAGACCGGCCAAAGTTACACGAAGCACTTGAGCTGTATGCTGACCGTTGGGGAATCGAAGTTTGGCACAAAGACGTCAAATCCTGTGGCTACCATCTTGAAGAAGTACGCGTCAGTCAGGAACGGATGATGCGGGTACTGTTGTTAGCATCGATTGCCTGGAGTGCAGCGATGCTCAACGGTCTGCAACTGGAGCGAATAGGGGTGGACAAGTACACCGGCAGGGTTCAAGAAAAGCAGCGACGCTTGCGGCGTCACAGCCCTTTTCGGGTTGGCCAGTACGCTTGGCACTGGGCACAGGCGGTGCTGGGTTTGGGTGACTGGCTCGACAATTTGATAGACACCTGTAGGAACAAAGCCCGGGACTGTCGACGCGGGTTGCGGGCTGCAAGGTTGATGCTGAGCGTCACGTAG
- a CDS encoding type II toxin-antitoxin system RelE/ParE family toxin, which produces MKVLWRRSAIEDLDAAREYLQSYNPTSARRVIERIEEATHRLAVMPYLGKTGHVAGTRELVVPRTPYRLVYRILDEHLEIVSMLHGARELSED; this is translated from the coding sequence GTGAAGGTTCTGTGGCGACGCTCCGCCATTGAGGATCTCGATGCTGCCAGAGAATATCTGCAGTCGTACAATCCGACGTCTGCCAGGCGGGTGATTGAGCGCATCGAAGAAGCTACCCATCGGCTGGCAGTGATGCCTTATCTGGGCAAGACCGGTCATGTCGCAGGAACGCGCGAACTGGTAGTACCCCGCACTCCTTACCGGCTTGTTTACCGAATCCTTGACGAACACCTTGAGATTGTCTCTATGCTCCATGGTGCGCGGGAGCTATCGGAAGATTAG
- a CDS encoding Cas10/Cmr2 second palm domain-containing protein has protein sequence MTTYTAVTFAPVQSFIEKSRKLRDLYGSSIILSYLSSRLITAILEHPGTEIVSPGEVNLQKGMPNRILVHGSFPEATAREALLASWANILRHCREWIENALRQYRYAWAEEWKLWANYTWEVFWGTGDSIRSAMEDLEERKLQRAWTAVNWTGESSSLSGTDAAAWPELGQIADVRERRLSAEKAQMQAFYQELARVLEGVQPGGEVQGKFLSDKERLSIPELVKRLVTREDVARSLGIEPLEESFTDIYRLPRDGSKTQQGRWTGWFMGDGDKVGDHLKQLAEQSHEAIGDFSTAMRQWGRQFAEQFPPKLGRVIYAGGDDFLGVLYRPEQAERLAASEALQWLHGFPKRWREHSQDITVSAGFVWAAPSVPQRDVLQHCREAEQTAKRQGRNRVTLRVVFGSGQFVQWTCPWSDLNLLDKYRDRDGRNNWAHIYTDLAQLEVRRAFEPPVSADEEPDYSVALALFNIYFPGQDQHLLNNLKHLVGETTPRALIGWIRDLIRVGWQLCSDTP, from the coding sequence ATGACTACGTACACTGCCGTCACCTTTGCCCCGGTCCAGAGTTTTATCGAGAAGTCCCGCAAACTCAGAGATCTGTACGGGTCGTCGATTATCCTCTCCTACCTCAGCTCCAGGCTGATCACAGCCATTTTGGAGCATCCGGGCACCGAGATTGTTTCGCCGGGCGAGGTCAACCTGCAAAAAGGAATGCCCAACCGCATCCTGGTGCACGGCAGTTTTCCCGAAGCAACGGCGCGTGAGGCACTGCTTGCCAGTTGGGCAAACATTCTGCGCCATTGCCGCGAGTGGATCGAGAATGCTCTCCGCCAGTACCGATACGCCTGGGCAGAGGAGTGGAAGCTGTGGGCCAATTACACCTGGGAAGTCTTCTGGGGGACAGGCGATTCGATCCGCTCCGCCATGGAAGATCTCGAAGAGCGCAAACTGCAGCGCGCCTGGACCGCCGTCAACTGGACGGGCGAAAGTTCGAGCCTGTCGGGTACGGACGCCGCTGCCTGGCCGGAACTGGGTCAGATTGCCGATGTGCGCGAGCGACGTCTGTCCGCTGAAAAAGCCCAAATGCAGGCGTTCTATCAGGAACTGGCCAGGGTGCTGGAGGGCGTGCAACCGGGAGGCGAGGTCCAGGGCAAGTTTTTGTCCGATAAGGAGCGCTTGAGCATTCCCGAACTGGTCAAGCGCCTGGTGACACGGGAGGATGTGGCCAGGAGCCTGGGCATTGAGCCACTGGAAGAGAGCTTCACCGACATCTACCGCCTGCCGCGCGACGGCTCCAAGACACAGCAAGGCCGCTGGACCGGCTGGTTTATGGGCGACGGCGATAAAGTCGGGGATCACCTCAAGCAACTGGCAGAACAATCCCACGAGGCGATCGGCGATTTCAGCACGGCCATGCGCCAGTGGGGTCGGCAGTTCGCCGAACAGTTCCCGCCCAAACTGGGCCGGGTTATCTATGCCGGAGGCGACGACTTTCTGGGGGTTCTCTACCGTCCCGAGCAGGCGGAACGGCTGGCTGCAAGTGAGGCGCTGCAATGGCTGCACGGCTTTCCTAAGCGGTGGCGCGAGCATAGCCAGGATATTACCGTCAGCGCCGGATTTGTCTGGGCCGCCCCCAGCGTTCCCCAGCGCGACGTGCTCCAGCACTGCCGCGAGGCGGAGCAAACGGCCAAAAGACAAGGCCGCAACCGGGTGACCTTGCGGGTGGTCTTTGGCAGCGGCCAGTTCGTCCAGTGGACCTGCCCCTGGTCGGATCTAAACTTGCTGGACAAATACCGCGACCGCGACGGCCGCAACAACTGGGCGCATATTTATACGGATCTGGCTCAACTGGAAGTCCGTAGGGCTTTTGAACCACCGGTGTCTGCCGACGAAGAACCGGATTACAGCGTTGCTCTGGCACTTTTTAATATTTACTTTCCTGGTCAAGATCAGCATTTGCTGAACAACCTCAAGCACCTCGTCGGCGAGACCACCCCCCGTGCCCTGATCGGCTGGATTCGCGATCTCATTCGAGTAGGCTGGCAGTTATGTTCGGATACACCGTGA
- a CDS encoding CopG family ribbon-helix-helix protein, with protein sequence MDTENKTELIAFRLSLAKKVLLDRVATLKDRDRSHILNEALDLYLEQWMWETDHIQRALARAEQEGDAGIATAEEVKAAFDAWRR encoded by the coding sequence GTGGACACTGAAAACAAAACCGAGCTGATTGCCTTTCGCCTATCGCTTGCCAAGAAGGTGCTTCTCGACAGGGTAGCCACTCTCAAGGACCGCGATCGCTCCCACATTCTCAATGAGGCGCTCGACCTTTACCTGGAGCAGTGGATGTGGGAGACAGACCACATTCAGAGGGCTCTTGCCCGGGCCGAGCAGGAAGGCGATGCCGGCATCGCCACGGCTGAGGAAGTCAAAGCGGCCTTTGATGCCTGGCGGCGGTGA
- the tnpA gene encoding IS200/IS605 family transposase, with protein sequence MKNDFVSSGRCVSDMKAHLVLTTKYRRGVLSGAILARPGEIMSDLCEKWDCKLIELNGEDNHVHLLFQYLPQMELPKFIGNLKSVTSRRIRTEFADAIEKVYWKNVLWNESYFIASCGGVTVSILRKYIEGQDAPD encoded by the coding sequence ATGAAAAACGATTTTGTCTCTAGCGGTCGATGCGTGTCAGACATGAAAGCCCACTTGGTTCTCACTACAAAATATCGCCGTGGAGTGCTTTCAGGTGCAATACTTGCCCGGCCAGGTGAAATCATGAGTGACTTATGTGAAAAGTGGGATTGTAAATTGATTGAGTTGAATGGCGAGGATAATCATGTCCATTTGCTTTTTCAATACTTGCCGCAGATGGAGTTGCCCAAGTTCATCGGCAATCTTAAATCCGTAACCAGTCGTAGGATTCGTACAGAATTTGCGGACGCTATCGAAAAGGTTTATTGGAAGAATGTGCTTTGGAATGAATCTTACTTCATTGCATCTTGTGGCGGAGTAACAGTTTCAATTCTTCGTAAATATATTGAAGGACAGGATGCACCTGATTAA
- a CDS encoding AAA family ATPase: protein MILPVLTCYLLVAPPAAGKSTLAVYLAERDPALCVVSTDQIRAELYGDARIQGQWTAIEREVLFRVHNAFRSGRPVIYDATNAKRSWRLAFLQQMAVYPNVQWVAWQLVVPVEECLARNAQRERQVPPEVIRAMAREIERFPPVLAEGFVAVHRVEGSSFSPLRAVPGSTAKE from the coding sequence ATGATCTTGCCGGTACTGACTTGCTACCTGCTGGTTGCGCCACCGGCGGCGGGCAAGAGCACCCTGGCCGTTTACCTGGCCGAGCGCGACCCTGCTTTATGCGTCGTGTCCACCGATCAGATCCGTGCCGAACTGTACGGAGATGCACGTATACAGGGGCAATGGACGGCTATCGAACGGGAAGTACTCTTCAGGGTACACAACGCCTTTCGCTCCGGCAGGCCGGTGATCTACGACGCCACCAACGCCAAACGGTCCTGGCGACTCGCGTTTTTGCAGCAGATGGCCGTCTATCCAAATGTGCAGTGGGTGGCGTGGCAACTGGTGGTTCCCGTTGAAGAGTGCCTCGCGCGCAACGCCCAGCGCGAGCGCCAGGTGCCGCCGGAGGTGATCCGCGCCATGGCAAGGGAGATCGAACGCTTTCCACCTGTCCTTGCCGAAGGCTTCGTCGCGGTGCACCGAGTTGAGGGATCCAGTTTCTCGCCACTCAGGGCAGTACCCGGCTCAACGGCGAAAGAATAG
- a CDS encoding RAMP superfamily CRISPR-associated protein: protein MYRKAYGIIETLAPVHVGATAGEESGNLNLIFRDQFLQTGIIPGSSIRGRLRADMRRSGEADEEHWYGRAARTGETDSTSESIVKFEYASIVWLPVFCPGQPVVWVSCPRLLERYRRIVGITEQIPEPYTGSSNLQARQGSGTQRTLFFNLGFLTVEHTAPLGAWFPNAVEKPAAVVADNDMAMIHDMALYRQSRVALDEDEKKVKGGAFFNVEALPEGTILIFPVALKPVSDAQDWQPFEGKTQGEIYLGGLESVGFGHCRIDIKLQNPDQGANL from the coding sequence ATGTACCGCAAAGCCTACGGCATCATCGAAACGCTCGCCCCAGTGCACGTTGGGGCGACCGCCGGCGAAGAATCCGGCAATCTCAACTTGATCTTCCGCGACCAGTTTTTGCAGACGGGCATTATCCCCGGAAGCTCGATTCGCGGCCGGTTGCGCGCCGACATGCGCCGTAGCGGTGAAGCGGACGAAGAGCACTGGTACGGTCGGGCGGCCAGAACCGGCGAAACCGACAGCACCAGCGAATCGATCGTCAAATTCGAGTACGCCTCGATTGTCTGGCTGCCGGTATTTTGCCCCGGCCAGCCGGTGGTCTGGGTCAGCTGCCCCCGGCTTCTGGAGCGCTACCGGCGGATCGTGGGCATCACCGAACAGATCCCCGAACCCTACACCGGGTCGAGCAACCTGCAGGCGCGCCAGGGAAGCGGCACACAGCGAACCTTGTTCTTCAACCTCGGTTTTCTGACGGTAGAACATACTGCACCTCTGGGTGCCTGGTTTCCAAATGCCGTCGAAAAACCGGCGGCGGTGGTTGCCGACAACGACATGGCCATGATTCACGACATGGCGCTTTACCGCCAAAGCCGGGTGGCCCTCGACGAAGACGAAAAGAAAGTAAAAGGTGGCGCCTTTTTCAACGTCGAAGCCCTTCCGGAAGGAACGATTCTCATTTTTCCGGTGGCCTTGAAGCCAGTTTCCGACGCCCAGGACTGGCAACCCTTTGAAGGAAAAACTCAGGGCGAAATTTACCTGGGGGGCCTCGAATCGGTCGGTTTTGGCCACTGCCGCATCGACATCAAACTGCAGAACCCCGACCAAGGAGCGAACCTGTGA